The proteins below come from a single Aptenodytes patagonicus chromosome 2, bAptPat1.pri.cur, whole genome shotgun sequence genomic window:
- the ID4 gene encoding DNA-binding protein inhibitor ID-4 isoform X1, producing MKAVSPVRHPSRKAQPGVAGGGGGHPALRCLAEHSGCKGGPPSGEEPAALCLQCDMNDCYSRLRKLVPTIPPNKRVSKVEILQHVIDYILDLQLALETHPALLRQQQQPPALHPGSCPAGTPRTPLTALNTDPAGSVNKPGDSILCR from the exons ATGAAAGCCGTGAGTCCCGTCCGGCATCCCAGCCGCAAGGCGCAGCCCGGCGTGGCGGGTGGCGGCGGGGGACACCCGGCCCTGCGGTGCCTGGCCGAGCACAGCGGCTGCAAGGGGGGTCCGCCGTCGGGCGAGGAGCCGGCGGCGCTGTGCCTGCAGTGCGATATGAATGACTGTTACAGCCGGCTGAGGAAGCTGGTGCCCACCATCCCGCCCAACAAGAGGGTCAGCAAAGTGGAGATCCTGCAGCATGTCATCGACTACATCCTCGACCTGCAGCTGGCTCTGGAGACGCACCCGGCGCTgctccggcagcagcagcagccgcccgccCTGCACCCGGGCAGCTGTCCCGCGGGCACCCCCAGGACCCCGCTGACAGCCCTCAACACTGACCCG GCTGGCTCTGTTAACAAGCCGGGGGACAGCATCCTCTGCCGCTGA
- the ID4 gene encoding DNA-binding protein inhibitor ID-4 isoform X2, translated as MKAVSPVRHPSRKAQPGVAGGGGGHPALRCLAEHSGCKGGPPSGEEPAALCLQCDMNDCYSRLRKLVPTIPPNKRVSKVEILQHVIDYILDLQLALETHPALLRQQQQPPALHPGSCPAGTPRTPLTALNTDPVRGWLC; from the exons ATGAAAGCCGTGAGTCCCGTCCGGCATCCCAGCCGCAAGGCGCAGCCCGGCGTGGCGGGTGGCGGCGGGGGACACCCGGCCCTGCGGTGCCTGGCCGAGCACAGCGGCTGCAAGGGGGGTCCGCCGTCGGGCGAGGAGCCGGCGGCGCTGTGCCTGCAGTGCGATATGAATGACTGTTACAGCCGGCTGAGGAAGCTGGTGCCCACCATCCCGCCCAACAAGAGGGTCAGCAAAGTGGAGATCCTGCAGCATGTCATCGACTACATCCTCGACCTGCAGCTGGCTCTGGAGACGCACCCGGCGCTgctccggcagcagcagcagccgcccgccCTGCACCCGGGCAGCTGTCCCGCGGGCACCCCCAGGACCCCGCTGACAGCCCTCAACACTGACCCGGTAAGAG GCTGGCTCTGTTAA